The following proteins are co-located in the Micromonospora coriariae genome:
- a CDS encoding ROK family transcriptional regulator — protein MSPTNAPAGAVRQGSLRELNLALVLGRIAAADRPPSRADLATATGLTRATVSAVVEDLLAGRLVGEADPAPRAGAGRPARGLVLADEGPAGLGLEVNVDYLAVCVVDLSGQVRHRTVHRADLRPVAPAEALARLVEMAAQARADAARQGLTLAGAALAVPGLVDGAGLVRLAPNLGWRDVPVPALLAGHPPLTERVPGVPALVVDNEANLAALGELHSRPPGPASFLHISGEVGIGAGIVLDGALFRGVRGWSGEIGHLPVHPQGRPCRCGGQGCLEQYAGQEAIVAAAGLARAELPADTATVRLAELAEAGDADALRALHDAGTALGVAVAGVVNLLDLDTVVLGGGYAPLAPWLCPPVLAEIASRVLTAAWSPVTVRPATLGAEAAVVGAAGSVVRQIVARPAGWLSRSG, from the coding sequence GTGAGCCCCACCAACGCTCCGGCCGGCGCGGTCCGTCAGGGCAGCCTGCGCGAACTCAACCTCGCCCTGGTACTCGGCCGGATCGCCGCCGCCGACCGTCCCCCGTCCCGGGCCGACCTCGCTACGGCGACCGGCCTGACCCGGGCCACCGTCTCCGCGGTGGTCGAGGACCTGCTCGCCGGCCGGCTGGTCGGCGAGGCCGACCCGGCGCCCCGGGCCGGCGCCGGCCGCCCGGCCCGGGGTCTGGTGCTGGCCGACGAGGGGCCGGCCGGACTCGGCCTGGAGGTCAACGTCGACTACCTGGCGGTCTGCGTGGTGGATCTCTCCGGCCAGGTCCGGCACCGCACAGTGCACCGGGCCGACCTGCGCCCGGTCGCCCCCGCCGAGGCACTCGCCCGACTGGTCGAGATGGCCGCGCAGGCCCGCGCCGACGCCGCCCGGCAGGGCCTCACCCTGGCCGGGGCGGCGCTCGCCGTGCCGGGCCTGGTGGACGGTGCCGGGTTGGTCCGGCTCGCACCGAACCTCGGTTGGCGTGACGTGCCGGTGCCGGCGCTGCTCGCCGGGCATCCGCCGCTGACCGAGCGGGTGCCCGGCGTACCGGCGCTGGTGGTGGACAACGAGGCCAACCTCGCCGCTCTCGGCGAGCTGCACTCCCGGCCACCCGGCCCGGCCAGCTTCCTGCACATCTCCGGCGAGGTCGGCATCGGCGCCGGAATCGTGCTGGACGGTGCGCTGTTCCGCGGCGTACGCGGGTGGAGCGGTGAGATCGGGCACCTCCCGGTCCACCCGCAGGGCCGCCCGTGCCGGTGCGGCGGGCAGGGCTGCCTGGAGCAGTACGCCGGCCAGGAGGCGATCGTGGCCGCCGCCGGGTTGGCCCGTGCGGAGCTTCCCGCGGACACCGCGACGGTGCGACTGGCCGAGCTTGCCGAGGCTGGCGACGCGGACGCGCTGCGGGCGTTGCACGACGCCGGGACGGCGCTCGGTGTCGCGGTGGCCGGCGTGGTCAACCTGCTGGACCTGGACACCGTCGTGCTCGGCGGCGGCTACGCCCCGCTGGCGCCCTGGCTGTGCCCCCCGGTCCTCGCCGAGATCGCCAGCCGCGTGCTCACCGCCGCCTGGTCGCCGGTAACGGTCCGACCGGCGACGCTCGGCGCGGAGGCCGCCGTGGTGGGCGCGGCCGGCTCGGTGGTACGCCAGATCGTCGCTCGACCCGCCGGCTGGCTGTCCCGCTCCGGCTGA
- a CDS encoding MFS transporter, producing MTVTSAGPRRARGGGPAHRLYSVVVFVLLASLDNVAIGLVPPLYGPIADAFDVSGRLLGLVTAVSFLVSAVAAVGWAYVGDRTNRKPLLMVGTLLWAAGTGGSALAGGYLTFLAAQLVAAVGLGAVGSVGFSVVTDLISPTRRGLVMSFWGLSQGVGTLAGTLVGGLLGATDWRRPFLVLTGVGLAATVAYLFTYDIRRGQSEPELAHALHEGAEYDYRISRADLPRILARRTNRWLILQGLTAQAAFGSLVWLPVLFAERAEAQGYSESTAVVVGSVFATLFQLGGVLSIVGGLIGDAVQRRNPGGRALVAAVGILAALPFYLVLFFVPVSIDVPDGGSTGSVVGAVLSSVFTEPSVGLSLLTAVVALALTSANSPNWFALIADVNPPEHRGTVYSLGNLVNGVGRAAGNGLVGVAFQGLKVAFPPPLNFAVGLAAFQLFFIPTGVMYWLASRTSPADIENVHDLLHTRADRL from the coding sequence ATGACCGTGACCAGTGCCGGGCCCCGGCGGGCCCGTGGCGGCGGCCCGGCGCACCGGTTGTACAGCGTCGTGGTGTTCGTGCTGCTCGCCTCGCTGGACAACGTGGCGATCGGGCTGGTCCCGCCGCTGTACGGGCCGATCGCCGACGCGTTCGACGTGTCCGGGCGGCTGCTCGGCCTGGTCACCGCTGTCAGCTTCCTGGTCAGCGCGGTGGCCGCGGTCGGCTGGGCGTACGTCGGTGACCGGACCAACCGCAAGCCACTGCTGATGGTGGGCACGCTGCTCTGGGCGGCGGGCACCGGCGGGAGTGCGCTCGCCGGCGGCTACCTGACGTTCCTGGCCGCGCAGCTCGTCGCGGCGGTCGGTCTCGGCGCGGTCGGCTCGGTGGGCTTCTCGGTGGTCACCGACCTGATCTCGCCGACCCGGCGGGGGCTGGTGATGAGCTTCTGGGGGCTCTCCCAGGGCGTCGGCACGCTGGCCGGCACGCTGGTCGGTGGGCTGCTCGGGGCGACCGACTGGCGGCGACCGTTCCTGGTGTTGACCGGTGTGGGCCTGGCCGCCACGGTGGCCTACCTGTTCACGTACGACATCCGGCGCGGCCAGAGCGAGCCGGAGCTGGCCCACGCCCTGCACGAGGGCGCCGAGTACGACTACCGGATCAGCCGTGCCGACCTGCCGCGGATCCTGGCCCGACGGACCAACCGGTGGCTGATCCTGCAGGGCCTGACCGCGCAGGCGGCCTTCGGCTCGCTGGTCTGGCTGCCGGTGCTCTTCGCCGAGCGGGCCGAGGCGCAGGGCTACTCGGAGTCGACCGCTGTGGTGGTGGGCAGCGTCTTCGCCACGCTGTTCCAGCTCGGAGGGGTGCTCTCCATCGTCGGCGGGCTGATCGGTGACGCGGTGCAGCGGCGTAACCCGGGGGGCCGGGCGCTGGTCGCCGCGGTCGGCATCCTCGCCGCGCTGCCGTTCTACCTGGTGCTGTTCTTCGTGCCGGTGAGCATCGACGTGCCGGACGGCGGCAGCACCGGATCGGTGGTCGGTGCGGTCCTGTCGAGTGTGTTCACCGAACCGTCGGTCGGGCTGAGCCTGCTCACCGCGGTGGTGGCGCTCGCGCTGACGTCGGCCAACTCGCCGAACTGGTTCGCGCTGATCGCGGACGTGAACCCACCGGAGCACCGGGGGACGGTCTACAGCCTGGGCAACCTGGTCAACGGGGTCGGTCGGGCCGCCGGCAACGGGTTGGTCGGGGTGGCGTTCCAGGGCCTGAAGGTCGCCTTCCCGCCGCCGCTGAACTTCGCCGTCGGGCTGGCCGCGTTCCAGCTCTTCTTCATTCCCACCGGCGTCATGTACTGGCTCGCCTCGCGGACCTCACCGGCCGACATCGAGAACGTGCACGACCTCCTGCACACCCGCGCCGACCGCCTGTAA
- a CDS encoding MarR family winged helix-turn-helix transcriptional regulator — translation MAAALDAAAAALLTLWESAREGTASRVSGAQLRAVMVVELYDGINLRRLASRLGMLLSSASRLCDRLVAAGMLEREPGRFDRREIALHLTPEARRLLAELRAERQAQLAVVLDGMSPAGRTALLHGMREFDETARRQQAQTSAPGGPDDLDRPSGRAGDWSEDPDRPGRAVWTNAADGHDRTVDTHRESSTGEPPVARTA, via the coding sequence ATGGCTGCCGCTCTGGACGCGGCGGCTGCTGCCCTGTTGACCCTGTGGGAGTCGGCTCGGGAGGGGACCGCCAGCCGAGTGTCCGGAGCGCAGCTACGGGCTGTGATGGTCGTCGAGCTGTACGACGGGATCAACCTGCGCCGGCTCGCCTCCCGACTCGGCATGCTGCTCAGCTCCGCCAGTCGGCTCTGCGACCGGTTGGTCGCCGCCGGAATGCTGGAGCGTGAGCCGGGCCGTTTCGACCGGCGGGAGATCGCCCTGCACCTCACCCCCGAGGCCCGCCGGCTCCTCGCCGAGCTGCGGGCCGAGCGACAGGCGCAACTCGCCGTCGTGCTGGACGGGATGAGTCCCGCGGGTCGCACCGCACTGCTGCACGGGATGCGGGAATTCGACGAGACCGCCCGCCGGCAGCAGGCGCAGACGTCGGCGCCGGGCGGGCCGGACGACCTGGATCGCCCCAGCGGGCGGGCGGGCGACTGGTCGGAGGACCCGGACCGGCCGGGCCGGGCGGTGTGGACGAACGCGGCGGATGGCCACGACCGGACGGTGGACACGCATCGGGAGTCGTCGACCGGGGAACCGCCGGTGGCACGGACCGCCTGA
- the xylB gene encoding xylulokinase produces MPLVAGVDSSTQSCKVVIRDAETGALLRQGRAPHPDGTEVDPEAWWQALRSAADQAGGLADVAAVSVAGQQHGMVCLDEDGRVVRPALLWNDTRSADAAADLVEEAGGGAAGRRFWAEASGSVPVASFTITKLRWLARHEPELAARVAAVCLPHDWLTWRLAGAPGLAALRTDRGDASGTGYWSPATGGYRLDLLERAFGRRLAVPEVLGPAESAGTLAAGELGGPGGALLGAGTGDNAAAALGVGAGPGDVVVSIGTSGTVFSVADVAAADDSGAVAGFADAAGRFLPLVCTLNAARVLDAAAAMLGVNLDELAELALSAPAGADGLVMVPYLEGERTPNRPLATGAVHGLTLRTSTPAHLARAAVEGMLCALADGLDALTAQGATVRRVILVGGGARSAAVRRIAPQVFGCPVVVPPAGEYVADGAARQAAWVALGGDAPPQWTLQGTEEYVAEPVPAVRDQYAAARGLVLDRR; encoded by the coding sequence ATGCCGCTGGTCGCGGGCGTTGACTCGTCCACACAGTCCTGCAAGGTGGTGATCCGGGACGCGGAGACCGGTGCCCTGCTCCGGCAGGGCCGGGCGCCGCACCCGGACGGCACCGAGGTCGACCCGGAAGCCTGGTGGCAGGCGCTGCGCAGCGCCGCTGACCAGGCCGGCGGTTTGGCCGACGTGGCGGCGGTCTCCGTCGCCGGCCAGCAGCACGGCATGGTCTGCCTCGACGAGGACGGCCGGGTGGTCCGCCCGGCGCTGCTGTGGAACGACACCCGCTCCGCCGACGCCGCCGCCGATCTCGTCGAGGAGGCCGGCGGCGGCGCGGCGGGGCGCCGCTTCTGGGCCGAAGCCTCCGGCAGCGTGCCGGTGGCCAGCTTCACCATCACCAAGCTGCGCTGGCTGGCCCGGCACGAGCCGGAGCTGGCGGCCCGGGTGGCCGCCGTCTGCCTGCCGCACGACTGGCTGACCTGGCGGCTGGCCGGCGCGCCCGGGCTGGCCGCGCTGCGGACCGACCGGGGCGACGCCAGCGGCACCGGCTACTGGTCGCCGGCCACCGGTGGCTACCGGCTGGACCTGCTGGAGCGGGCCTTCGGCCGACGGCTGGCGGTGCCCGAGGTGCTCGGTCCGGCCGAGTCGGCCGGCACCCTGGCGGCCGGGGAGCTGGGTGGGCCGGGCGGCGCGTTGCTCGGCGCGGGCACCGGCGACAACGCCGCCGCCGCGCTCGGTGTCGGTGCCGGCCCGGGTGACGTGGTCGTCTCGATCGGCACCTCCGGCACGGTCTTCAGCGTCGCCGACGTTGCGGCGGCCGACGACAGTGGCGCGGTGGCCGGCTTCGCCGACGCTGCCGGCCGCTTCCTGCCACTGGTCTGCACGCTCAACGCCGCCCGGGTGCTGGACGCCGCGGCCGCGATGCTCGGCGTCAACCTGGACGAGCTGGCCGAGCTGGCGCTCTCCGCTCCGGCCGGGGCGGACGGGCTGGTGATGGTGCCGTACCTGGAGGGGGAGCGGACGCCGAACCGCCCGTTGGCCACCGGCGCGGTGCACGGGCTGACCCTGCGCACCTCGACCCCCGCGCACCTGGCCCGGGCCGCCGTCGAGGGCATGCTCTGCGCGCTCGCCGACGGCCTGGACGCGTTGACCGCGCAGGGCGCCACCGTCCGCCGGGTCATCCTGGTCGGCGGCGGGGCCCGGTCGGCCGCGGTGCGCCGGATCGCGCCGCAGGTCTTCGGCTGCCCGGTGGTCGTCCCGCCGGCGGGGGAGTACGTCGCCGACGGCGCCGCCCGGCAGGCCGCCTGGGTCGCCCTCGGCGGGGACGCGCCACCTCAATGGACGCTCCAGGGCACCGAGGAGTACGTCGCCGAGCCCGTGCCCGCCGTCCGTGACCAGTACGCCGCCGCCCGGGGGTTGGTTCTCGACCGCCGCTGA
- a CDS encoding PP2C family protein-serine/threonine phosphatase has protein sequence MSEPVNRARRTLNETPADRLVGGVGDVLARSYGITETELYQVDYRLSELLPLTEGDPVTGPGHPAWRAFDHQSPVLAAGTAWLPISMRGERRGVLRVAPVPDDTAILGELADIATALAHELAAVAAGTDVYRAARRSQRLTLAAEMQWDLLPGRSRIRPSFSLAGQLEPAYTVRGDSFDWSDDGQRLWLSTINGTGEGVAASLLTSLATHALRNARRAGLGLADQAALADQALYDEYRGERHLSALLMELDLRSGILTVVDAGSPRLVLLREGKVTEQPLEAQFPLGMFEATDYHEQRFPLERGDRIFVVSDGVVEATGQHTRYGETALDRFLRRTGPMEPLDAVRSLIGDLRAFVSGDLVDDAVVVCLDWTGPQP, from the coding sequence ATGAGCGAACCGGTCAATCGGGCACGACGTACCCTGAACGAGACACCTGCCGACCGTCTCGTCGGCGGCGTCGGCGACGTTCTTGCCCGGTCGTACGGGATCACCGAGACGGAGCTGTACCAGGTCGACTACCGGCTCTCGGAGCTGCTGCCCCTCACCGAGGGTGACCCCGTCACGGGTCCCGGGCACCCCGCCTGGCGTGCGTTCGACCACCAGTCGCCGGTGCTCGCCGCCGGCACCGCCTGGCTCCCGATCAGCATGCGCGGCGAACGTCGGGGGGTGCTGCGAGTGGCACCGGTCCCGGACGACACGGCCATCCTCGGCGAACTGGCCGACATCGCCACGGCGCTCGCCCACGAGCTCGCCGCCGTCGCCGCCGGCACCGACGTCTACCGCGCGGCGCGGCGCAGCCAGCGGCTCACCCTGGCGGCGGAGATGCAGTGGGACCTGTTGCCGGGCCGCAGCCGGATCCGGCCCTCGTTCAGTCTGGCCGGGCAGCTGGAGCCGGCGTACACGGTGCGCGGCGACAGTTTCGACTGGTCCGACGACGGGCAGCGGCTCTGGCTGTCCACCATCAACGGCACCGGTGAGGGCGTCGCGGCCTCCCTGCTCACCTCGCTGGCCACCCACGCGCTGCGCAACGCCCGCCGGGCCGGGCTCGGCCTGGCCGACCAGGCCGCCCTCGCCGACCAGGCGCTCTACGACGAGTACCGGGGTGAACGGCACCTCTCCGCGTTGCTGATGGAGCTGGACCTGCGCTCCGGGATTTTGACGGTGGTCGACGCCGGCTCACCCCGGCTGGTCCTGCTGCGCGAGGGAAAGGTCACCGAGCAGCCGCTGGAGGCACAGTTCCCGCTCGGCATGTTCGAGGCGACCGACTACCACGAGCAGCGGTTCCCGCTGGAGCGCGGCGACCGGATCTTCGTGGTCAGCGACGGGGTGGTGGAGGCCACCGGGCAGCACACGCGCTACGGCGAGACGGCGCTGGACCGGTTCCTGCGCCGGACCGGCCCGATGGAGCCGCTGGACGCCGTCCGGTCGCTGATCGGTGACCTGCGCGCGTTCGTCTCCGGTGACCTGGTCGACGACGCGGTGGTGGTCTGCCTGGACTGGACCGGCCCGCAGCCGTGA
- a CDS encoding sugar transferase, with amino-acid sequence MTAATLSTPASRSGKPAGRPAGLVTRADERSYVRVLVVLDTTVLIVALLVGYVTRFGDDEPSGSDIPYVLVAPGLVLAWLISLKALGCYDDRVIGYGADEYRRVSSASLRLAGAIAIAGYIADVGVSRGFLGISFAVGTVGLEVARFAARKRLHRARSRGAGWSRKVLVVGDTAHVLELVHTLRREPYAGYHVVGACIPDALLAPVAQRLGDVPVVGSFRGIPEAATAIGADTVAVTASGELTAARLRRLGWQLEGTGVDLVVAPALTDVAGPRIHTRPVAGLPLIHVEAPEFRGARKLVKGFVDRFVSSLALALLLPLIAIIALAIKLDSRGPVLFRQVRVGRGGQEFGVFKFRTMVVNADALLAELAARNETDGLMFKMRDDPRVTRVGRLLRKWSLDELPQLVNVLLGQMSLVGPRPPLPSEVARYDGDVARRLLVKPGMTGLWQVSGRSDLSWEDGIRLDLYYVENWSLAADLTILWKTFGAVVNSRGAY; translated from the coding sequence GTGACCGCAGCGACACTGTCGACCCCCGCGAGCAGGTCGGGAAAGCCTGCCGGCCGTCCGGCCGGGCTGGTGACGCGCGCCGACGAACGGTCGTACGTCCGGGTCCTGGTGGTGCTGGACACCACCGTTCTCATCGTCGCGCTGCTCGTCGGGTACGTCACCCGGTTCGGTGACGACGAGCCGAGCGGCTCGGACATCCCGTACGTGCTGGTCGCGCCGGGCCTGGTGCTGGCCTGGCTGATCTCGCTCAAGGCGCTCGGCTGCTACGACGACCGGGTGATCGGCTACGGGGCGGACGAGTACCGGCGGGTCAGCTCGGCCAGCCTGCGGCTCGCCGGTGCGATCGCCATCGCCGGGTACATCGCCGACGTCGGCGTCTCCCGGGGCTTCCTCGGCATCTCCTTCGCGGTGGGCACCGTCGGGCTGGAAGTCGCCCGCTTCGCCGCCCGCAAGCGTCTGCACCGGGCCCGTTCACGTGGTGCCGGCTGGTCCCGGAAGGTGCTGGTGGTCGGCGACACCGCGCACGTGCTGGAGCTGGTGCACACGTTGCGCCGGGAGCCGTACGCCGGCTACCACGTGGTCGGCGCGTGCATCCCGGACGCGCTGCTGGCACCGGTGGCGCAGCGGTTGGGCGACGTGCCGGTGGTGGGATCGTTCCGTGGCATCCCGGAGGCCGCCACCGCGATCGGCGCGGACACGGTCGCGGTGACGGCCTCGGGAGAGCTGACCGCCGCCCGGTTGCGCCGGCTCGGTTGGCAGCTGGAGGGGACAGGCGTCGACCTGGTCGTCGCGCCCGCGCTGACGGACGTCGCCGGCCCGCGGATCCACACCCGCCCGGTCGCCGGGCTGCCGCTGATCCACGTCGAGGCACCCGAGTTCCGTGGTGCACGAAAGCTGGTCAAGGGCTTCGTCGACCGGTTCGTCTCGTCGCTGGCGCTCGCGCTCCTGCTGCCGCTGATCGCGATCATCGCCTTGGCCATCAAGCTGGACAGCCGGGGCCCGGTGCTGTTCCGGCAGGTCCGGGTCGGTCGGGGCGGCCAGGAGTTCGGCGTGTTCAAGTTCCGGACCATGGTGGTGAACGCCGACGCGCTGCTCGCCGAGCTGGCCGCCCGCAACGAGACCGACGGCCTGATGTTCAAGATGCGCGACGATCCCCGGGTCACCCGGGTCGGCCGGCTGCTGCGCAAGTGGTCGCTCGACGAGCTGCCCCAGCTGGTCAACGTGCTGCTGGGCCAGATGAGCCTGGTCGGGCCGCGCCCGCCGTTGCCCTCCGAGGTGGCCCGCTACGACGGCGACGTGGCCCGGCGGCTGCTCGTCAAGCCCGGCATGACCGGTCTGTGGCAGGTCAGCGGCCGGTCCGACCTGAGCTGGGAGGACGGCATCCGGCTCGACCTCTACTACGTGGAGAACTGGTCCCTCGCCGCCGACCTCACCATCCTCTGGAAGACCTTCGGCGCCGTGGTGAACAGCCGCGGCGCGTACTGA
- the xylA gene encoding xylose isomerase, with the protein MAPRPTPADKFSFGLWTVGWQARDPFGDATRPELDPVEAVNRLAELGAYGVTFHDDDLVPFGVDAATRDQHIARFRKALDETGLVVPMVTTNLFNHPVFKDGGFTSNDRDVRRYALRKVLRNVDLAAELGASTFVMWGGREGSEYDVAKDVRAALDRYREAVDLLTQYVIDRGYNLRFALEPKPNEPRGDILLPTVGHALAFISQLAHPELVGLNPEVGHEQMAGLNYAHGIAQALWQGKLFHLDLNGQRGVKYDQDLVFGHGDLMNAFALVDLLENGGPNGGPTYDGPRHFDYKPSRTEDMDGVWASAAANMSTYLLLKERAAAFRADPEVIEALAASKVGELGTPTLNPGEGYDDLLADRSAFEEFDVDAVAARGFGFVRLNQLAVEHLLGAR; encoded by the coding sequence ATGGCACCCCGTCCCACCCCCGCCGACAAGTTCTCCTTCGGGCTCTGGACCGTGGGCTGGCAGGCCCGTGACCCGTTCGGTGACGCGACCCGCCCGGAGCTGGACCCGGTCGAGGCAGTCAACCGACTCGCCGAGCTGGGCGCCTACGGGGTCACCTTCCACGACGACGACCTGGTCCCGTTCGGGGTCGACGCCGCCACCCGCGACCAGCACATCGCCCGGTTCCGCAAGGCCCTCGACGAGACCGGCCTGGTGGTGCCGATGGTCACCACCAACCTCTTCAACCACCCGGTCTTCAAGGACGGCGGCTTCACCAGCAACGACCGCGACGTCCGCCGGTACGCGCTGCGCAAGGTGCTGCGCAACGTCGACCTGGCCGCCGAACTGGGTGCGAGCACCTTCGTGATGTGGGGCGGCCGGGAGGGCTCGGAGTACGACGTCGCCAAGGACGTCCGCGCCGCCCTGGACCGCTACCGCGAGGCGGTCGACCTGCTCACCCAGTACGTCATCGACCGGGGCTACAACCTGCGCTTCGCGCTGGAGCCCAAGCCGAACGAGCCGCGCGGCGACATCCTGCTGCCGACCGTCGGGCACGCGCTCGCCTTCATCTCCCAGCTGGCCCACCCGGAGCTGGTCGGCCTCAACCCCGAGGTCGGGCACGAGCAGATGGCCGGGCTCAACTACGCCCACGGCATCGCCCAGGCGCTCTGGCAGGGCAAGCTGTTCCACCTGGACCTCAACGGCCAGCGCGGCGTCAAGTACGACCAGGATCTGGTCTTCGGCCACGGTGACCTGATGAACGCGTTCGCCCTGGTGGACCTTCTGGAGAACGGCGGCCCGAACGGCGGCCCGACCTACGACGGGCCCCGGCACTTCGACTACAAGCCCTCCCGCACCGAGGACATGGACGGGGTGTGGGCGTCGGCGGCGGCCAACATGAGCACGTACCTGCTGCTCAAGGAGCGGGCCGCGGCGTTCCGCGCCGACCCCGAGGTGATCGAGGCGCTGGCCGCCAGCAAGGTCGGCGAGCTGGGCACCCCGACGCTGAACCCCGGCGAGGGGTACGACGACCTGCTCGCCGACCGGTCCGCCTTCGAGGAGTTCGACGTCGACGCGGTGGCCGCCCGGGGCTTCGGCTTCGTCCGGCTCAACCAGCTCGCCGTCGAGCACCTGCTCGGCGCCCGCTAA